Proteins from a genomic interval of Pseudobdellovibrionaceae bacterium:
- a CDS encoding organic solvent tolerance protein, with translation MRRFSLVLLSTFTFLALPLVAQGKMMESRLGLGFRDSMAIAGLPALAMNYYPNSEFGMTGALGIDTEENNSKFGLQLGLRKRIFEEDQLNFYMGGAFTLLTQEVATVKKSGYELSALVATEFFLPGLENLGFNLEAGIGVSNVDKVRFRTLGQSFLGAGIFFYL, from the coding sequence ATGCGCCGCTTTAGCTTGGTCTTGTTATCCACATTCACGTTCCTCGCCCTGCCGCTCGTCGCGCAAGGCAAGATGATGGAAAGCCGGCTCGGTCTCGGCTTCCGGGACTCGATGGCGATCGCGGGACTTCCCGCCTTGGCGATGAACTACTACCCGAACTCGGAATTCGGCATGACCGGCGCGCTGGGCATCGACACCGAAGAGAACAACTCCAAGTTCGGCCTGCAGCTGGGATTGCGTAAACGCATTTTCGAGGAAGATCAGCTCAACTTCTACATGGGCGGCGCGTTCACCCTGCTGACCCAAGAGGTCGCCACCGTCAAAAAATCCGGCTACGAGCTTTCCGCGCTCGTCGCGACCGAATTCTTCCTGCCCGGCCTTGAGAATTTGGGTTTCAACCTCGAAGCCGGCATCGGCGTTTCCAATGTCGACAAGGTCCGTTTCCGTACGCTCGGCCAGTCCTTCTTGGGCGCCGGCATCTTCTTTTACCTCTAA
- a CDS encoding IS3 family transposase (programmed frameshift): protein MPRKRYSAEEIIQHLRTVELEQGRGATLEEAAKKIGVTSQTVIRWKNEFGGLKVDQAKRLKELEQENARLKKIVANQALENSMLKEVAFGKLLSPARRREAVIHLQKMFKVSERKACGVVGQIRTTQRYVPIVDPARVRAHERIVELAGEYGRYGYKTITSMMQLEGFEVGRDAVHRVWREEGLQVPQKQPKRARLWLADGSCIRLRPTHRNHVWSYDFVSEQTHDGRKFKILNIIDEYTRECLASFVARRIRSQDVILALADLFIEHGIPEHIRSDNGPEFVAKKLLSWFKTLRVKPLFIAPGSPWENGYCESFNGKMRYLLLDGEIFYSLLEVRVVIESWRRHYNEVRPHSSLGGRPPKAPETRTVNMNLVS, encoded by the exons ATGCCTAGAAAAAGATATTCAGCCGAAGAGATTATTCAGCACCTCAGAACTGTCGAGCTCGAACAAGGTCGTGGCGCAACTCTCGAAGAGGCCGCGAAAAAAATCGGCGTGACCTCGCAAACCGTGATTCGTTGGAAAAACGAATTCGGCGGTTTGAAAGTCGATCAAGCTAAGCGGCTCAAAGAACTCGAGCAGGAAAATGCTCGGCTCAAAAAGATCGTCGCAAATCAGGCGTTGGAAAACTCCATGCTAAAAGAAGTCGCTT TCGGGAAACTTCTAAGCCCCGCTCGCCGTCGAGAGGCCGTGATCCATCTACAGAAGATGTTCAAGGTCTCGGAGAGAAAAGCGTGCGGCGTCGTGGGGCAAATCAGGACAACTCAACGTTACGTTCCGATTGTGGATCCAGCCAGAGTTCGAGCCCACGAGCGAATAGTGGAGCTTGCTGGAGAATACGGTCGCTACGGATACAAAACGATCACGTCGATGATGCAGCTTGAAGGGTTCGAAGTTGGCCGCGATGCTGTTCACCGGGTCTGGCGTGAAGAAGGCCTTCAGGTGCCGCAGAAGCAACCGAAGCGTGCACGACTGTGGCTCGCCGATGGCTCTTGTATCAGGCTACGACCTACTCATCGCAATCACGTATGGAGTTACGACTTTGTTTCTGAGCAAACTCACGACGGGCGAAAATTCAAAATTTTGAACATTATCGACGAGTATACGAGAGAGTGCCTTGCATCTTTCGTCGCTCGGCGTATTCGTTCGCAAGATGTGATCTTGGCTCTAGCTGATTTGTTTATAGAACATGGAATTCCCGAGCACATCAGGTCAGACAATGGCCCTGAGTTCGTGGCCAAGAAACTTTTGAGTTGGTTCAAGACGCTGAGGGTGAAGCCGCTCTTCATCGCGCCCGGATCACCTTGGGAGAACGGCTACTGCGAATCGTTCAACGGCAAAATGCGCTATCTGCTTCTCGATGGTGAAATCTTTTACTCGTTACTCGAAGTAAGGGTCGTCATCGAATCGTGGCGTCGGCATTACAACGAGGTTAGACCGCATTCGTCACTCGGAGGAAGACCACCGAAAGCACCAGAAACGCGAACGGTGAACATGAACCTTGTCAGCTAG
- the rpiB gene encoding ribose 5-phosphate isomerase B has protein sequence MKIAIASDHAGFKYKELVKKYLSSKQIEFEDFGTSDEQLCDYPDYIAPAARALQERKVDRLIVLGGSGNGEAIVANRFRGVRCCLCLNVEMARLARMHNDSNAISIGQRLIGEDQLLTIVDTWIDTNFEGGRHARRIAKIDSSALQSSTNSIASSLAKTRN, from the coding sequence ATGAAGATAGCCATTGCCTCAGATCATGCTGGCTTCAAATACAAAGAGCTCGTGAAAAAATATCTATCGTCTAAGCAGATTGAGTTTGAGGACTTTGGAACGAGTGATGAGCAGCTTTGTGATTATCCCGACTACATTGCTCCGGCCGCAAGAGCCCTTCAAGAGCGGAAGGTTGATCGGCTGATTGTTCTGGGCGGCTCGGGCAACGGCGAGGCCATCGTCGCCAATCGATTCAGGGGCGTCCGATGCTGTCTCTGCCTAAACGTCGAAATGGCAAGACTTGCTCGGATGCACAATGATTCAAACGCAATATCAATTGGCCAGCGCCTCATCGGTGAGGATCAGCTTTTAACAATCGTAGACACCTGGATTGATACTAATTTCGAGGGAGGACGCCACGCCCGTCGAATCGCAAAAATAGATTCTTCAGCCCTACAAAGCTCTACAAATTCGATAGCATCTTCGCTCGCGAAAACTCGCAATTGA
- a CDS encoding dihydrolipoyl dehydrogenase produces the protein MKNYDVVIIGAGTAGLSARKVVSKYTQSYVIIDDGILGTTCARVGCMPSKAFIQIANDFHRRNSFQETGIDGSELLKIDSEKVMSHTRKLRDRFVRSVLGGMEEWKNEHFIAKRARFVNKNVVDLGDEKISGKKIIIATGSSPVIPKPWLAFSDFFIDTNSFFELRKVPQSIGVIGLGVIGIELGQALHRLGIDVVGISQGRTIAGLSDPKLIEYTSEKLSQEMSLDFSGVQTLSRKDDKLSIQTADKEYLVEKALISVGRQPNLSNLGIENLGLSLDERGIPYFNAKSCQLRDAQNIFIAGDVDGVKAILHESADDGAIAGYNACHEKAEEYERRTWLGITFSSPNIATVGKRYSDLVKEKIDFEYGEVSFEGQGRSIVMLSEKGHLRVYGDKRNNRLLGAELFAPSGEHIAHSLAWVISQKMTVGEVLQLPFYHPVVEEGLRTALRDLAKKLPEVRSPLEIAVCQEHDTSMCE, from the coding sequence ATGAAAAATTACGACGTTGTAATCATAGGAGCAGGAACCGCTGGATTGTCTGCGAGAAAAGTTGTCTCTAAATATACGCAGAGCTATGTCATCATTGATGACGGAATTTTAGGGACGACCTGCGCTCGTGTAGGCTGCATGCCTTCAAAAGCATTTATTCAGATAGCTAACGATTTTCATCGACGAAATTCGTTTCAGGAAACTGGTATAGACGGATCTGAGCTTTTAAAAATTGATTCCGAAAAAGTCATGTCCCACACGCGAAAACTCCGAGACCGATTCGTCAGGTCTGTGCTTGGTGGAATGGAAGAGTGGAAAAATGAGCATTTTATTGCAAAAAGAGCCCGGTTTGTAAATAAGAACGTCGTTGATCTTGGAGACGAAAAAATCAGTGGAAAGAAAATAATTATCGCGACAGGATCAAGTCCGGTCATACCGAAACCATGGCTGGCGTTTTCAGATTTTTTCATCGATACGAACTCGTTCTTTGAACTTCGTAAAGTACCTCAATCTATTGGGGTCATCGGCTTGGGGGTTATCGGCATTGAGCTTGGCCAGGCGTTGCACCGCCTAGGCATTGATGTGGTTGGAATTTCTCAAGGCCGAACAATTGCAGGTCTGAGCGATCCAAAGCTGATTGAATATACGTCTGAAAAATTGTCGCAAGAGATGAGTCTTGATTTTTCCGGCGTGCAGACTCTTTCCAGAAAGGATGATAAGCTCTCCATCCAGACTGCGGACAAAGAATATCTTGTCGAAAAGGCACTGATTTCGGTAGGCAGACAACCTAATCTATCGAATCTTGGCATCGAAAACCTCGGGCTCAGTCTCGATGAGCGCGGAATTCCCTACTTTAACGCAAAGAGCTGCCAGTTGCGTGATGCACAGAACATCTTCATCGCGGGCGATGTCGATGGAGTAAAAGCAATTCTGCATGAGTCTGCTGATGATGGCGCGATAGCAGGCTATAACGCCTGTCACGAGAAGGCGGAAGAGTACGAAAGACGAACTTGGCTAGGAATCACCTTCTCTTCCCCGAATATCGCGACGGTCGGCAAACGCTACAGCGATCTCGTGAAGGAAAAAATAGATTTTGAATATGGAGAAGTTAGCTTCGAAGGCCAGGGTCGATCAATCGTGATGTTGAGTGAAAAAGGCCACCTGAGAGTTTATGGTGATAAGAGAAATAATCGCCTCCTAGGAGCTGAACTTTTCGCTCCATCAGGTGAACACATCGCGCACTCCCTTGCATGGGTGATCTCTCAAAAAATGACAGTAGGAGAAGTGCTTCAGCTGCCATTCTATCATCCTGTTGTTGAAGAGGGCTTGAGAACGGCGCTCAGGGATCTCGCAAAGAAGTTGCCGGAGGTCAGGTCACCTTTGGAAATCGCTGTCTGCCAAGAGCACGACACGTCGATGTGTGAATAG
- a CDS encoding acetyl-CoA C-acetyltransferase, whose protein sequence is MKTRTAYVIGGARVPFMKSMTDYKDVTTSDLMIASLKSLVDKYNLAGKTVGDVALGAVMHSSANWNFAREVVQSSGLHPNTPAYNVQRACGTSLENTIQIAHKISSYQIESGIAGGVDSNSDLPIMISRGLSKKLIALNSARKLADKIKVILDFKPNDFKPVLPAVVEPRTGKSMGEHCELMVKEWKISRQEQDELALASHRNAAQAYKEGFYDDLVFPFLGKNTDGILRGDTTLERLSKLRPVFDRSEKGTLTAGNSSALTDGSSTVLLASEEEAKKNNWPLLAKIVDSHTSAVDYVSGEGLLMAPTVAVSEVLKRNNLKLQDFDFYEIHEAFAGQVLCTMKAWESREYCKTRLGRSEPLGEIERSKLNVRGSSVALGHPFAATGAKIVAVLAKILHKAGPGKRGLIVVCTAGGMGVATILES, encoded by the coding sequence ATGAAAACAAGAACCGCATATGTCATTGGAGGAGCACGAGTTCCTTTTATGAAATCAATGACAGATTACAAAGATGTCACGACATCGGACCTGATGATAGCGAGCCTTAAGAGCTTGGTGGACAAATATAACTTGGCGGGAAAAACCGTCGGCGATGTTGCCCTTGGCGCTGTCATGCATAGTTCGGCGAACTGGAACTTTGCCCGCGAAGTTGTGCAGTCCTCAGGCCTTCATCCCAATACTCCGGCTTACAACGTCCAGCGGGCTTGCGGCACCAGTTTGGAAAATACCATCCAGATTGCTCATAAGATTTCAAGTTACCAAATAGAAAGTGGCATCGCAGGTGGTGTCGACAGCAACAGCGATTTGCCAATCATGATAAGTCGTGGTCTTTCGAAGAAATTGATCGCATTGAACTCGGCTCGAAAACTCGCCGACAAGATCAAGGTTATATTGGATTTCAAACCAAACGATTTTAAACCCGTACTACCAGCTGTCGTGGAACCTCGCACTGGCAAGTCGATGGGAGAGCACTGCGAACTCATGGTGAAGGAGTGGAAAATTTCTCGCCAAGAGCAAGATGAATTGGCTTTGGCGAGCCACCGAAATGCGGCTCAAGCCTACAAAGAAGGCTTCTACGACGATTTGGTTTTTCCTTTTCTTGGCAAAAACACCGATGGGATTTTGCGTGGAGACACGACGCTCGAAAGACTTTCCAAGTTGAGGCCAGTCTTTGACAGATCAGAAAAAGGCACGCTAACCGCGGGCAATTCTAGTGCCCTGACCGATGGCTCGTCTACCGTCCTCCTGGCTTCAGAAGAAGAGGCGAAGAAGAACAATTGGCCACTATTGGCAAAGATTGTGGACTCGCACACGTCGGCGGTTGATTACGTCTCTGGTGAAGGTTTGCTCATGGCTCCGACCGTTGCGGTCAGCGAAGTGTTGAAGCGGAACAATCTGAAACTTCAAGATTTCGATTTTTACGAAATCCATGAAGCGTTTGCCGGACAAGTTCTTTGCACAATGAAGGCTTGGGAGTCTCGAGAGTATTGTAAAACGCGGCTCGGTCGCTCCGAGCCTCTCGGAGAAATTGAACGCTCGAAACTGAATGTGCGAGGGAGTAGTGTCGCGCTAGGACATCCCTTTGCCGCGACTGGAGCTAAAATTGTCGCGGTACTGGCGAAAATCCTGCACAAAGCCGGACCTGGCAAACGTGGTCTCATTGTCGTCTGCACTGCTGGCGGCATGGGAGTGGCCACAATTCTCGAAAGTTAG
- a CDS encoding antibiotic biosynthesis monooxygenase, translating to MVIAIFRSRVAEQHIEEFERRYSEMSALVAAIPGYGKHERFTSANGEDVLVVEFLTREAFEAWDKHPEHKKAKMLGKEYIFESYDVKVGEVFERHTKPERKL from the coding sequence ATGGTTATTGCGATTTTCCGCAGCCGTGTGGCGGAACAACACATAGAAGAATTTGAAAGACGATACTCCGAAATGTCCGCTCTCGTGGCGGCGATTCCGGGATACGGCAAGCACGAAAGGTTTACCTCCGCCAATGGCGAAGATGTGCTGGTGGTCGAATTTCTGACTCGCGAGGCTTTCGAAGCATGGGACAAGCATCCTGAGCACAAAAAAGCGAAGATGCTTGGCAAAGAATATATTTTTGAATCTTACGACGTGAAGGTCGGAGAAGTTTTTGAGCGGCACACAAAGCCCGAGAGGAAATTATGA